The Solanum lycopersicum chromosome 6, SLM_r2.1 genome has a window encoding:
- the LOC101256780 gene encoding uncharacterized protein isoform X1: MANVSTSKGRWSNLSKYASRIFSVLIFLQVPLFRVPCRSGVCSTPMEVTSSQLISSEIFPLPLVKAMLYPGAVANCLITSRTVPSWDNLLNIYNLTNVKEASAVTDLQRLEVLAGSYFCVAGALIGILKPGRMSMFGTLLIVWGLIKEGILNKPTKVDVYVYVYPTMLLALVCSFMSVKYNMKKVTRGAPARPVAKPLKSSSKAKLK, from the exons ATGGCGAATGTTTCAACATCAAAAGGAAGATGGAGCAACCTCTCGAAATATGCTTCTAGAATTTTCTCTGTCCTCATCTTCCTCCAGGTCCCTTTGTTCAG GGTGCCATGCAGATCTGGTGTGTGCTCAACGCCTATGGAAGTCACTTCTTCCCAATTGATTTCCAGTGAGATCTTTCCTCTTCCATTAGTGAAGGCCATGCTCTATCCGGGTGCAGTTGCTAATTGCTTAATCACAAGCAGGACGGTGCCAAGCTGGGATAATCTGCTAAACATCTACAACCTGACAAATGTGAAGGAGGCCTCAGCTGTAACTGACCTACAACGCTTGGAG GTTCTTGCCGGAAGCTATTTTTGTGTGGCTGGAGCTCTTATTGGGATATTAAAACCTGGAAGAATGAGCATGTTTGGGACGCTACTTATTGTTTGGGGGCTTATCAAGGAAGGGATACTTAACAAGCCGACAAAAGTGGATGTGTATGTGTATGTGTACCCAACAATGTTGCTAGCATTGGTATGTTCTTTCATGTCTGTGAAGTATAATATGAAAAAGGTGACAAGAGGTGCCCCTGCTAGACCTGTTGCAAAACCTCTGAAAAGTTCTTCAAAAGCTAAGCTGAAATGA
- the LOC101256780 gene encoding uncharacterized protein isoform X2: protein MVPCRSGVCSTPMEVTSSQLISSEIFPLPLVKAMLYPGAVANCLITSRTVPSWDNLLNIYNLTNVKEASAVTDLQRLEVLAGSYFCVAGALIGILKPGRMSMFGTLLIVWGLIKEGILNKPTKVDVYVYVYPTMLLALVCSFMSVKYNMKKVTRGAPARPVAKPLKSSSKAKLK from the exons AT GGTGCCATGCAGATCTGGTGTGTGCTCAACGCCTATGGAAGTCACTTCTTCCCAATTGATTTCCAGTGAGATCTTTCCTCTTCCATTAGTGAAGGCCATGCTCTATCCGGGTGCAGTTGCTAATTGCTTAATCACAAGCAGGACGGTGCCAAGCTGGGATAATCTGCTAAACATCTACAACCTGACAAATGTGAAGGAGGCCTCAGCTGTAACTGACCTACAACGCTTGGAG GTTCTTGCCGGAAGCTATTTTTGTGTGGCTGGAGCTCTTATTGGGATATTAAAACCTGGAAGAATGAGCATGTTTGGGACGCTACTTATTGTTTGGGGGCTTATCAAGGAAGGGATACTTAACAAGCCGACAAAAGTGGATGTGTATGTGTATGTGTACCCAACAATGTTGCTAGCATTGGTATGTTCTTTCATGTCTGTGAAGTATAATATGAAAAAGGTGACAAGAGGTGCCCCTGCTAGACCTGTTGCAAAACCTCTGAAAAGTTCTTCAAAAGCTAAGCTGAAATGA